The genomic window AAGGATGAAACGCATTTAAAAGTATTATGATCACTTCCAAGTGGGACTGTAAAACTTTCCATCAAACCCGAAgaccatttaagtgcgcaaaattactacagttcaactaaataatggataacacctctcccttttatgtcAGGGTTTTCGATGaaaatttcaactgcagttaaGTTGAGaacagtttactttagacgcattcaTGGAATTTTACCGCTCATCATTgtttaagtatatttttatttttattcgatgccaaaagtaatgtaaactcgcactggtcctgtgTATCCCTTCTGCGTTGGCGTTAGGtagcactgatatgctgaaaaaacagtttctgtaatggctttcgtagcaaggtatttgtttttctactcctattttttctgaccgttgaaaatacatcactacagtttcagatagcgtacatctcctttctttatttatttacttcacctgctGATTCCACCATGATTCCACCATGGGTGagaattctaaatttttttaaacgtcatttgtctctcaccggttttacctggtaatatttttatgaaagcaaaattttagaactCTCTGAGCAGTGATGCTactgaattgaaaactaagtactAGAAGCATCAAAATTGACATCTTAATCTATTGGGAACTAtctttttcgaaaataaatccaaaaattcaaacatttttttttaatcataagCAATGTGATTTTTTATTTCAGTATTCAATAGTTTAGCAATTTTTTAAGTTTCGAGAGGGTATCatctctttttttgttttgtttttgtgcttATACATAACGTACATACATTTATAAATTCATGTATTCTAGTATATTAAGTATAATAGTTAGTTTATGTATTTAGAAAAgctttgaaaatgcttaaatattATAATGTTGCACAGTTTATGGACACTTTTGTGcgacaacgaaaaaaaaaaatgctgcctTTAAATAAAAGATTCTTAATTAGTTTAAATTAAAGTACTAAAACTATAattaattgtaaatattttagtaattgaAGTTAATGTGCGATAGTGAAACTTACATTTGTGagttaataattattaaaaatattcgtATGCCACTATCGAGTTTTAATGATTCTTCaacttttcaaatattttgttttgaaaCCTACATACATTTGTGTACTCAATAGGTATTCTTTCTTCTAAATATTATTAAATTTCTTTATAGCTAACTACTTAGTCCTtattcatacatatacataaatttaataataagctGCCATAATTACAAGTACTTTGAAATGTATTGTTTTTGTATGAGGCGACCCGATTtctttttacatacataaaaacgTATTAACTGCTAATCATTAAAGTTGGAGGTCTGTGGTGGGACTCTTGGATAGAGCTGTAAATAAAAGAGATGGAGAGAGAAAAAGAGACAAATatattcatttaatattttatctacttatatatataaaagagcTATTACCTAAAATATAAGGAATTAAAATAGAAATTATCAGTCAGGATTACAATTAAGCAGAGATTGCATTCAACGGTTAACCAGAAAAAACAATTCAATTTATCACGGATAACAGCAACAAACAATGGGTATGTGGTAGGAAAATAACTTTTTTGCCAAATACTTTCGTTCACAGCTGTGAACGAGCGTCTCGCCGACATTCGCAATGGCGAATTTTTCCAACATTTCGTTTATATGTGCTTACGCACTTATTGACGATAGGGACGAAAACGACAGAGACTCCTTCTCTGAAAATCTAGAAAAGACATATGACGGCTGCCCCCGCCATGACATTGAAGTCATGCTGGTAAAGTAGCTTTAATAACTGTAACAAGGCTTAAGGTTCCGTGGAATCTTAAGTGAAGACCGTATAGTCAAAGCATTATAGCGGCATTTTATATAGGGCTAACAGACCACATGTTCAGTGCCTTAGCTTCGAAAGAAGTTTGAGAATGGAGTCGGAGGATTGGGAGCGGAAATGGCAGAAAATCTATACAAGTGTATGCTGATGGCTCTCAAATTAACGGAAGGGGCAGGGTCTGCTCTTTACTGTGTCTTTCCCGACATAAACATTTGAGAGACTTCGCTCTGGCTGGACTTCGCTCTGGCCGGACcgtacatctatactgggtttgcGATATTAGACTTATAATAAAGCAGCTAGTATCTCTTTAGAGATAAGACTTATggctcatgatgggcatactaactggacactgccttctggcgtcacatgcctaaaAGTCAAGCCTTCTTAGTGACAGACATGTGGAAGGGCGGACtgcagcaaaaaacaaaaaaaaaacggctgagcacgttctgtgttacTGTCCTGCCTTCGTAAGGTCAAGCCGCCAGCGGCTGGAAACAGCAATAAAGTCCTAGAGAatatctagtatttgccaagaggtcagagttattttataatgtaAGTCCAAGTGCCTAATTGGggccgtttggtcgtcaaacacacTATGGTAAAAATATGGACACATtctgtctatgtgaggtttttatttGACAGACAGTTCAACTTTACCTAACCTATATGGTAAGGAACTTACCGAAGGAGAGACGCTCACTTACTGAGACATGATGTGTTCGGTAGACCGACGCTGCAAACTTCGGTGAGCCGTTTTGCCGTATAAGCCGGTGTGTCTCCACTCCCTTCCTTCATATAACGACCTTGCGCTTCACATGGGTTGGTAGACGCATGTTGTACCTATATATTTCAGGTTGTTCATCAACGAGCGACAATGTGAGAGTCGGGGTTAAGCATGGCCGCGCAAACTGGCACACAGTCGAAGATCGATTGGGCTTAGGAACAGATATTTAGAAGATTTTCGGCTCATGGATGAACGGTAGAGGAAAACCTGCTTTCATAGGCAACTTGTTCTATCCACTTTTAATTGTATTGGCTACGGAAATATTTACGAAAATATATGACCattcaccccagcgggttagggggttagaatatacccgcggtaggtatgcttgtcgtaagaggcgactaaaatacccaatagatttaaggggttatgtagcgcaaccctttcaggttgccagcggaatatatagcttctccaaacccaattgtcaacctcatctatccgtggcgaatcctgtttaattaacaatcgaggctctggcgacccaaagctcttcatggatctagggggtggaagggcgggatggcctagaaggtcgcatgtggtcataacatatcgttcccgagatggtcgggcttggtaccggaacttaTCGGATCTGCAtgaggcaaaggaccatcaacatcgataacactccccaaggccttaggtgagtgtccttatcgcccacaacaacaacaacaacaacaaccattcgAATAGCTACTTACCCCCAACAGATTTCTGGGCACATAACCTTCGTTGTCGCTGCCATTCTTCGCCCACCACCATTCACTTTCGGCGTCATCGCCTTTGCGCAAGATTACTAAACGTTCGTTAACTTGGAATGTAAGTTCGTCACTATTTTGAGCATCATACGAGAAAACTGCATACACTTCGCCATTATGAAGTATACCAAGTTTCTCTTGAATACCTACGAGAAGATGAAAAAATCGCTATAAGCTATTAAACACACGAAGAAAACTTTCACACTTACTGTATAAATACTCGGAACAACCATCGAAACCCTCTTCGTCTTCCTCACACTTTTCCGCTGGTGTTTCATGATCTGACAGCGTCGATGCAAATAGACATGCACCATTTTCAACTAAGAATTTTACCATCGTTAAATTATTGCAACTGGCAGCGCAATGCAGCGGCGTCCAACCATCGGAATCCTGTGCATTTACATCGCACCCAAATTCGACAAGGAATCTGTTGGAAGAAGAACAAAAACGAAAGGGAGAAagttagaaaaaaatcaaatagttgtcgtttggaagaaaattttttaacCGAAATTCTTGCTAATCCActtaataaaatatcacaaagTTCGCAGTATTCATATTGCAATACTCACTTGACAATATCGAAGTGTCCCGCACATATAGCATTATGTAACGCGGTTATGCCTTCATCATTAGCAGCGCTGGGATTTGCCACTTGCATAGCTGTCTTTTTCACTAACTCCAATTCACCCTCTAGGCTTGCGTCCAGCAGTAGAGCAAGCGGATCAAAACTAACGCGCCGCGTTAACTTTGGCTTGCCATTGCCAGTTGACGCCGATGAGAGAGAtgctgaggttggcgcgctgccGGTAGAAGATGCACCTCGCTTGAGGCCGCCGCTGTTTTCTGTATTTGATTCACTACCGCCACCACTGAAATCATCCACGTGCCGCTCAATTTTATCCAATTCATCCATGCTGGAACTGGATTGTGAATTGCTGTTCGGCGAATTTTGGGAATGCGTTGGTGTTGATGTTGGAGCATTTGGCGCCGCTGTTGATGGCACTTGTGGTGGCGATTGCTGTGGTGATTGTTCAGGCGTCAACACATTCGATGTAGCGTTAGTAGTGCGTTCATTGTTAACATTCGAGTTTGCGTTATCTACTTGAGCGTCTCTGTTGCGTTCCCCGCGCTGACTACCATCTGCTGGATAAAGAAAAGATGCATGGCCTGGTAGATCTACTTTGCGCGCAGATTGAAGCGCCGGTTTTGGTAACGCGTTGCTTAATTTAAGACGCGGCTGTTCGCACATTGGCTGCTTACGTATTGTAAGCGGCTTCGCTTTGATTGGAAGATTGTCATTAATGTTGAGGGTTTGTAAGCCTTGCGTGGCTTGTTGAAGCTCGCCGGCAGCAGTAGTAGCAATAGACGCACCACCGTGCACAGCGGGTTTCTTAAGCATTGACGTAGCTGCAGATgcgcctgctgttgttgtcgtAGTTGGCGTTACTGTTGTTGCACTTGTTGTTAGTGTGGTATTGGCGCTATGCTCGACCACATGTTCTGTAGGCGATACTTTACTGGGCTTCGGTGGTAAAGCAGGCCGATCTGAGTATGCTGAGTTTGCTGTCATTGGCACTGTGCTGGTTGGCGCTATTGAAGTTGTAGCGTGAGCGGTTACCACATTTGGTGCAACACGATTCACCTTCGGACTGTAGGTAATCATTTTCGGTATAGAGCTGGTCACCGACGTTGGTGCCACACTGCTAATAGGTTTGCGCGGTGGAATCGCTAAACAGCTTGACGCTTGCGCTTGCAGTGGCTTTGAATTCGAATGAGCGCTGTCAGCGCTCGTTGTGGCTGGCGCCGTTGACACGTTCGTATGCTGCGACACACCAGTGGCAAGCGATTTATTTGCCGTACATGTTGGCATGCTGTGTACAGTCAATTGTTGTTGATTATGTTTTTCTGAGAGCGCTTCAGTTACAGCGCCCTCCGCCCTTCTGTCCACGTCATTGCGCTCGCGCGTCGCAACAGCCGCGATATTCAATTTACTAATCATAGCGGTTGCTGAGTTGGCCGAGCTAATACTTTTCGGTATTTTGCTGCCTGTCGTTGAAATAGCAGCGGACGTAGTGACAAGGGTTGCCGGTGCTGTCGACACTAAGCTCGTCGTTGCCCCGACTTCGGCAGCGCGCTCTACTGCTTCCGCGGCTTTTGCTGCTTCCGCTGCTTTTAAAAGATTTCGCTTTTTCGGGCCAACTTCAGCGTAAATGTGCATCGATGTGTCCACTTCTATTGGCTTCATAGGCGCTGCAGCTTTGGAAGCCGCTGCAGCTGCTAGTGAAGCGGTGAGCATcttttttgctaattttgattCGTCGCTTTCGCCGCTAAAGAATGTTTGAGAATTTGTTCCACTTGCACCGCTATTGATTGTATGCGCTTTAGGCACACCACTTTGTGGACTGTGTGCGTtatcagctgtcaaattcaattTCATATGCGTCAAATCCTGTATAAGTTGATTTTGTTGATTGGTGTTTGCTGTGGCGGCTGCATGTTTCGGTATGTTGCCTGCGCCCAAATAACCACCACCACCAGGCGCTAACGCCGTCTTTTGCGGTGTGTGTATGAATGGCTCTACGGCGGCTACATTACCGCGTTGTATATTCCGACTCGTTTCTCGATTATTTATATTCGGAAATTTTGAGGAATTATGCTGTTGCAAATTGCTTGCTTGCTTTTGCAGCAGCTGCTGCTTTAGCGCTGCTACGCCTTGTTTGTGGTGGTTATGATTTTGTTGGTGTTGATTGTATGCAATGGCGGTATTTGTGTTATTATAAGCAAGCGTCGGCGTTTGAtgtgactgttgttgttgttgtgacgcAGATTGTTgatgatgatgttgttgttgttgttgttgcagtaggTGGTGCTGTTGTTGGTGGTGTAATTCATTTTGTGGCACATGTAACTGATTTTTATTTTGTGCTTGATTTTGTATGTTGGCAGCCTTTTTGCGTTGCAGCCGCGTTTGTAGTTCATAAATGCGTTGATCGACTGAGCGCAGCTCAGCTTGGCGTTGTTGCAGCGCCTCGCGTTGCAGATGCAAACGCGCATCTTGCTGCAGTGAGAGTTGATTGCGATACTGAAAGTGACAGAGGGAAGGTAATTAACTTTTTATGAATTTAAagacattttcaaattttatttttcaacttacCACCAACTCGCGTCGCAGTTTTTCAAGTTCTCGTGAAGCTTGCGGGGGCAGCGGTTGTGAACTTCCATTATTACCATtcgccgataacaaattaattGGACAGCGTCTATCGCGCCTTAGCTCTTCAAGTTGCCGCGTGAGCGCTTCTACTTTCGCTACTGCTAAACTAAGTTCTTTCTCCTTTTCACTGAAGAGAGCACGAATCGAGTCTAAATCGTTACCTGAAAAAACGTATAGAAATAATCTTGTGATTAGTTCTAAAGTCATTTTAAGTAAGGCATTAATAGTCTAAGTGTTATCTGCTTAAACTATTTATATCAAAAGATCGCTAATACTTAGTAAaagatacaaataaaaaatttcaataaaatgcTCTTAAAGAGCTAGGGCTTTCGAGTTCAGATATAATGTGTTCCTGGAAGAAGTGTCCTCCAGTGAGAACCGCTCTCATTTGCTCTAAAGAGCAGGACAAGGATGCAAAATATTAGAAAGATATGAAGCCTGATAAAACCTCTGCTGTACCTgacgaatattattttaagccattccacgactgctctacttgaaacttgtagcataaCCGGGAATATACccgggcccggcgatttaaatttAGAGAACGCGCTCACCGCCTACTCGGTCTTGGTATAGGCCAACAAGCCCGACAcaacccgctccgtgatcgaagttgTAGCTGGCTCTTCTGAATTATCTCCCGataggaaatgtgtatcgaaaagcacctcaagaaCTCCTCACTAtaacgtgaccattccccgttctttttctatattagtccctggactatgttacCCCTAGCTAGGACTTTTTTTCTACCGAGCCGTTTCGCTGGAGCAGTCTATGTTcgcacagaaacttttccatgagattctcttcccctggaaatttcacgcttgtagatcctcaatacatttcttttttttgtcttcttagaagactcagctcattgctccaccatggcggctttgcttttcctctgaatcttattagagggcaagctctgttatatGCGCcttaagcgtccttgttaggaatttatTGGACTCCTCCGGTTCCTCCACATTAGCAACCACTTTGGGTTGTCCCAATTTTGTTTCTCCGTGTTTCTAGAATTTCGTCCAGTtcattgacctagggtttctaaagggtcctcccttctctaccctctttaaggggatgctgaagctgatatacgcatggtcggagaagggtgGTCTAGCAAGACAGGTGTTAAGATACAATTCAGATAAACAGAATTTAATGAGCCATCTAATTTAATACTTTCAATTTCAACGCTTCTATTTTCCTACTATGTTTGTatctgtatgtgtgtgtgaacCCAAGGCTAAATTGAGCCATGCATATTTGCATGACGACCCATGTCGAAGGGCGCTTTTTTAGTATCCGCGATAATTTTGTTAACACACATACCCTCAGAGAGACCCATGTCAGTGCCTACTAACAAGCACATCCTAAATACTTATGAaattaagtatatatgtacattagggtgggttttataaattcaaatagtaatgtataggtaaaaatataaatgtaatttTTAGTCCCGACGTTTGAAGAATCTCGCACAGGGGCAAAGAAAAGATTTCTTTATAGagagtcaaaaaattaaaattgaattttcgttTCAAATACACAatgatttttttttggatttctgaTACCCTAAATGGGGGAGTCGCATACGCCGACGACTTAACCACAGGTAAATTCCTGTCAGCGATTAGTGAGCTCATGGAAACGGTAAACCGGGTTGGAGGTAAATCCAACAAAAACggaacaaaaacaagtaaagaaagctcagttcaggtgtaaccgaacattacatactcagctaagagctttggaggcaaaataagggaaaatcaccatgtaggaaaatgaacataaggtaaccctggaatgtgtttgtatgacatgtgtatcacatGGATGGTATGGAAGAGTATTTTAGAATGGattggaccatagttctataggtggacgccttttcgagatatcgccataaacgtggaccaggagtgactctagaatgtgtttgtacgatatgggtatcaaattaaaggtattaatgagggttttaaaagggagtgtccctcagttgtatatgtgaaggcgttttcgagatatcgatcaaattttggaccagggtgaccgccagaacatcatctgtcgggtaccgctaatttatttatatatataatatcacgaacagtcTTTCGGCCATGATTcaaagggattttgatttcgccctgcataactttctcattttcttctacttaatatggtggttgtcacactcattttacaaatttttttccaaagttatcttttgcgtcaacaaaccaatccaatcatcacgtttcatcccttttttcgtatttggtaaagaattatgacgttcattaattataatttttcgaaattttcgatatcgaaaaagtgggcgtggtcatattcagatttcgcttatttttaataccaagatcaTTTTTAATataagataagtacgtgaactaagttcagtaaagatatatagatttttgctcaagttatcgtgttaacggccgagcggaaggacagacggtcgactgtgtataaaaactgggcgtggcttcaacggatttcacccattttcacagaaaacagttaccggcatagaagctatgcccctaccaaattgctcaaggattggtacatttttgttcgacttagggcattaaaagtatcctagacaaattaaatgaaaaagggcgcagccacgcccattttgaaattttcttttagttttgtattttgttgcaccatatcattactggagttgaatgttgacataatttacttatatactgtaatgatattaaattttttgttaaaatttgacttaagatttttattttttaaagtgggcttgttcgttctccgattttgttaatttttatttggcacacatatagtaataggagtaacgttcctgccaaatttcattatgatatcttaaCCGACTGccaattacagattgcaaaacttttaaaattccttctgttaaaagtgggcggtgccacgcccctt from Eurosta solidaginis isolate ZX-2024a chromosome 3, ASM4086904v1, whole genome shotgun sequence includes these protein-coding regions:
- the ASPP gene encoding apoptosis-stimulating of p53 protein 1 isoform X1, encoding MLTCVCRPVSGNLPKMPPNMLPAPKVSRSAITMSGLGGGGGVGGGGILTPTNVVVTAEPKLNVPGRLTSAELRAMALRQQQQIDSQHQLLATKEQRLRFLKSQEVRNAVASAEGERLRRLRERVEAQESKLRRLRALRGQVDLQKTYNVTLSNDLDSIRALFSEKEKELSLAVAKVEALTRQLEELRRDRRCPINLLSANGNNGSSQPLPPQASRELEKLRRELVYRNQLSLQQDARLHLQREALQQRQAELRSVDQRIYELQTRLQRKKAANIQNQAQNKNQLHVPQNELHHQQQHHLLQQQQQQHHHQQSASQQQQQSHQTPTLAYNNTNTAIAYNQHQQNHNHHKQGVAALKQQLLQKQASNLQQHNSSKFPNINNRETSRNIQRGNVAAVEPFIHTPQKTALAPGGGGYLGAGNIPKHAAATANTNQQNQLIQDLTHMKLNLTADNAHSPQSGVPKAHTINSGASGTNSQTFFSGESDESKLAKKMLTASLAAAAASKAAAPMKPIEVDTSMHIYAEVGPKKRNLLKAAEAAKAAEAVERAAEVGATTSLVSTAPATLVTTSAAISTTGSKIPKSISSANSATAMISKLNIAAVATRERNDVDRRAEGAVTEALSEKHNQQQLTVHSMPTCTANKSLATGVSQHTNVSTAPATTSADSAHSNSKPLQAQASSCLAIPPRKPISSVAPTSVTSSIPKMITYSPKVNRVAPNVVTAHATTSIAPTSTVPMTANSAYSDRPALPPKPSKVSPTEHVVEHSANTTLTTSATTVTPTTTTTAGASAATSMLKKPAVHGGASIATTAAGELQQATQGLQTLNINDNLPIKAKPLTIRKQPMCEQPRLKLSNALPKPALQSARKVDLPGHASFLYPADGSQRGERNRDAQVDNANSNVNNERTTNATSNVLTPEQSPQQSPPQVPSTAAPNAPTSTPTHSQNSPNSNSQSSSSMDELDKIERHVDDFSGGGSESNTENSGGLKRGASSTGSAPTSASLSSASTGNGKPKLTRRVSFDPLALLLDASLEGELELVKKTAMQVANPSAANDEGITALHNAICAGHFDIVKFLVEFGCDVNAQDSDGWTPLHCAASCNNLTMVKFLVENGACLFASTLSDHETPAEKCEEDEEGFDGCSEYLYSIQEKLGILHNGEVYAVFSYDAQNSDELTFQVNERLVILRKGDDAESEWWWAKNGSDNEGYVPRNLLGLYPRVPPQTSNFND
- the ASPP gene encoding apoptosis-stimulating of p53 protein 1 isoform X2; this translates as MLTYPHWLIAVLAHLRHGMKEPTNNLDDIVPGRLTSAELRAMALRQQQQIDSQHQLLATKEQRLRFLKSQEVRNAVASAEGERLRRLRERVEAQESKLRRLRALRGQVDLQKTYNVTLSNDLDSIRALFSEKEKELSLAVAKVEALTRQLEELRRDRRCPINLLSANGNNGSSQPLPPQASRELEKLRRELVYRNQLSLQQDARLHLQREALQQRQAELRSVDQRIYELQTRLQRKKAANIQNQAQNKNQLHVPQNELHHQQQHHLLQQQQQQHHHQQSASQQQQQSHQTPTLAYNNTNTAIAYNQHQQNHNHHKQGVAALKQQLLQKQASNLQQHNSSKFPNINNRETSRNIQRGNVAAVEPFIHTPQKTALAPGGGGYLGAGNIPKHAAATANTNQQNQLIQDLTHMKLNLTADNAHSPQSGVPKAHTINSGASGTNSQTFFSGESDESKLAKKMLTASLAAAAASKAAAPMKPIEVDTSMHIYAEVGPKKRNLLKAAEAAKAAEAVERAAEVGATTSLVSTAPATLVTTSAAISTTGSKIPKSISSANSATAMISKLNIAAVATRERNDVDRRAEGAVTEALSEKHNQQQLTVHSMPTCTANKSLATGVSQHTNVSTAPATTSADSAHSNSKPLQAQASSCLAIPPRKPISSVAPTSVTSSIPKMITYSPKVNRVAPNVVTAHATTSIAPTSTVPMTANSAYSDRPALPPKPSKVSPTEHVVEHSANTTLTTSATTVTPTTTTTAGASAATSMLKKPAVHGGASIATTAAGELQQATQGLQTLNINDNLPIKAKPLTIRKQPMCEQPRLKLSNALPKPALQSARKVDLPGHASFLYPADGSQRGERNRDAQVDNANSNVNNERTTNATSNVLTPEQSPQQSPPQVPSTAAPNAPTSTPTHSQNSPNSNSQSSSSMDELDKIERHVDDFSGGGSESNTENSGGLKRGASSTGSAPTSASLSSASTGNGKPKLTRRVSFDPLALLLDASLEGELELVKKTAMQVANPSAANDEGITALHNAICAGHFDIVKFLVEFGCDVNAQDSDGWTPLHCAASCNNLTMVKFLVENGACLFASTLSDHETPAEKCEEDEEGFDGCSEYLYSIQEKLGILHNGEVYAVFSYDAQNSDELTFQVNERLVILRKGDDAESEWWWAKNGSDNEGYVPRNLLGLYPRVPPQTSNFND